The genome window CTTGTTAAAGACGGTGGCTTTGTAGCCGATGTCGGAAGTAATCAGGCCCTTCAGGTGCTGCGGATACTTGGCGGCATATTCCAGGGCCAGCATATTACCCCAGGAGTGGCCCAGCAGGTAGAAATTATCCAGGCCCAACCCCTGGCGCACTTGCTCTACCTCCTTCACAAAGCGCGGAATGCTCCAGACGCTTTTATCCTCGGTCTTATCAGAATGGTAGGAGTTGAGCTGGTCGTAGTAATAAATTTCGACGCCTTCCTTGCTCAGATACTCGGGGAAGTTCTCGAAATACTCGTGCGTATTGCCGGGGCCGCCGTGCAGCAGCAAAAGCTTAATTTTTCCCTCCCCAACCTTTTGGGTCCACACCTTATACTTACCGTCGACGGTTATCATTTTCACTCCCGGCGCCTGCATTTTAGCCGTGTAGCTGCTGTCTGTGGCCTGGGCGCTGCCCAGAAAAGGAAGGGCTAAGAAGAGAAAGACGAGTAAAGAAGTGCGGAATAACATGAACTAAGGCAGTGGTAGGCAAGGATGCAACTCGCGGAAGCCAGGCCCCAGTGGCCCGTTACGGCCCGGAAGATGCACAAAATTTCCGGCCAGGCATCCGCCCGCCAGACTACCCGCTGCCGGTTTCTAGGCGTGAACGAAGGAGTCCATGACGCTAAGCATTTCGCTTGGGGCGCTAACGTGGGGGCAGTGGCCGGCCACGGGCAGCGTAACCAAGGTAGCGTGGGGAATAGCCGCGCGCAGATAGTCGCCTACCTCCAAGGGGGCAATCAGGTCCTGGGCGCATTGTACCAGCAGGCAAGGCACTTGCAGCTTCTTCACGTCCAGGCGGTTATCGGAGAGGAATGTAACGCGGGCAAACTCCTTGGCAAT of Hymenobacter sublimis contains these proteins:
- a CDS encoding proline iminopeptidase-family hydrolase, with product MLFRTSLLVFLFLALPFLGSAQATDSSYTAKMQAPGVKMITVDGKYKVWTQKVGEGKIKLLLLHGGPGNTHEYFENFPEYLSKEGVEIYYYDQLNSYHSDKTEDKSVWSIPRFVKEVEQVRQGLGLDNFYLLGHSWGNMLALEYAAKYPQHLKGLITSDIGYKATVFNKHRYSQYADVIRRHAAKEGKTVAGLDTMGLKTLSGYITPAVQTEFRSLHMMRRTPEPPTFTRSQALIIRKYAALMLPTMVSWDFSDRLAYIKTPTLVIGSKYDFVPTADIAYMQKHIPNCQQYICPQGSHYAMWDDPEHYFPALITFLRKTERKG